One Spinacia oleracea cultivar Varoflay chromosome 4, BTI_SOV_V1, whole genome shotgun sequence DNA segment encodes these proteins:
- the LOC110801010 gene encoding LOW QUALITY PROTEIN: pectin acetylesterase 12-like (The sequence of the model RefSeq protein was modified relative to this genomic sequence to represent the inferred CDS: deleted 1 base in 1 codon), which produces MDFGKWVFLGLVCFGTLLDFVKGFDYANVSHISFLESYEVSDAVPQPLMVPLTLINGADSKGAVCLDGTLPAYHWDRGFGSGANSWLIQLEGGGWCNNVRTCVYRKTTRRGSSKYMEKQLAFTGLLSNKAEENPDFFNWNRVKLRYCDGASFAGEGQDEAHQMFFRGQQIWSVAMEEFMGKGMRNADQALLSGCSAGGLASILHCDEFRDLFTGHTKVKCLSDAGLFLDAMDVSGGHTLRDFYHGVVTYLGVEKNLPSSCTKHMDPTSCFFPQNLIANIKTPLFILNAAYDAWQVQASLAPKSADPHHQWDQCKMNHARCSASQMHFLQRFRTQMLNSIRGFSKSKSNGLFINSCFAHCQSERQDTWFADDSPVLQNKPVAIAIGDWYFDRAGVKFIDCAYPCDNTCHNLIFRDTDSSSVPVASSNLLIHYNNVSLLLLLLLVEVVTVI; this is translated from the exons ATGGATTTTGGGAAATGGGTATTTCTGGGTTTGGTTTGTTTTGGGACATTATTGGATTTTGTTAAAGGATTTGATTATGCAAATGTGAGTCACATTTCATTTTTGGAGTCATATGAAGTTTCTGATGCTGTTCCTCAACCTCTCATGGTTCCTCTTACTCTCATCAATGGTGCTGATTCCAAAGGCGCTG TTTGCTTGGACGGAACATTGCCGGCTTATCATTGGGATCGTGGATTTGGGTCAGGTGCCAATAGTTGGCTCATTCAATTAGAG GGTGGAGGTTGGTGTAATAATGTTAGAACATGTGTCTACAGAAAAACGACTCGACGTGGGTCGTCTAAATATATGGAAAAGCAATTAGCATTTACAGGACTATTAAGCAATAAGGCAGAGGAAAACCCAG ATTTTTTCAACTGGAATAGAGTAAAGCTTCGATATTGTGATGGCGCCTCTTTTGCCGGAGAAGGCCAGGACGAG GCACACCAAATGTTTTTTAGAGGTCAACAAATATGGTCAGTTGCCATGGAAGAATTCATGGGGAAAGGAATGCGTAATGCTGACCAGGCTCTTCTTTCCGGATGTTCTGCTGGCGGTCTAGCATCTATATTGCACTGTGATGAGTTCCGAGACTTATTCACAGGACACACAAAAGTGAAATGCCTGAGTGATGCAGGATTATTCCTTGACGC AATGGACGTCTCGGGTGGACACACGTTAAGAGACTTCTACCATGGTGTGGTGACTTACCTG GGTGTAGAGAAAAATCTGCCTTCTTCCTGTACTAAACACATGGATCCAACTTCG TGCTTTTTCCCTCAGAATTTGATCGCCAACATCAAGACACCTTTATTCATTCTCAATGCAGCTTATGACGCGTGGCAG GTTCAGGCTAGTTTAGCTCCAAAATCAGCTGATCCTCACCACCAATGGGATCAATGCAAAATGAACCACGCACGTTGTTCTGCATCACAAATGCACTTTTTGCAGA GATTTAGAACTCAAATGCTCAATTCAATAAGGGGTTTCTCAAAGTCCAAATCAAATGGGCTATTCATTAATTCATGCTTTGCTCATTGCCAATCTGAGAGGCAGGACACATGGTTTGCTGATGATTCCCCTGTTCTCCAAAATAAG CCTGTTGCAATAGCTATTGGTGACTGGTACTTCGACAGAGCGGGAGTTAAATTCATCGATTGTGCATACCCTTGTGACAATACTTGTCACAACTTGATATTTCGA GATACAGATTCATCTTCAGTACCAGTAGCTTCATCCAACTTACTGATTCATTACAACAATGTATCTCTGCTGTTATTGCTGCTGCTCGTTGAAGTCGTCACTGTAATTTGA
- the LOC110801006 gene encoding NAC domain-containing protein 82, which translates to MKGLLGRKSFPPGFRFHPTDEELFMFYLKRKVMGKSLGPQMIAEVDVYRFAPWDLPSMACLKTRDLNWYFFCPRAKKYPNGGRANRATEWGYWKSTGNDRTVMYSSRPVGKIKTLVFHRGKAPKGERTDWVMHEFRLEDKLLTEKGVPQESYVICKVFEKSGLGPKNGESYGARFVEEEWDSDDDDNAQETDYGLVVHDTGCGRGGDSPDVSVLTSSLGAPNVTSSVHTPIPLAVCAAANAASPNSAATNAASPNSAATNAASPTSTVTNLVSATSAAAFMGDPFTTAASMGTHYVTDLSMDMQNAAPASVSMLNVDDCSGSGSGSGSGLLNVADCSGLGSGLAIDAMTEEDVDRLLMHFTENDEATGDIYSGLGDLFDPSALNIDWSDLADPSAAENGDWGDCFIEMNDLN; encoded by the coding sequence ATGAAAGGGTTATTGGGTAGAAAGTCGTTTCCGCCTGGGTTTCGATTTCACCCCACAGACGAAGAACTCTTCATGTTTTACTTGAAGAGAAAAGTAATGGGTAAATCATTAGGTCCTCAGATGATAGCTGAGGTTGATGTGTATAGGTTTGCCCCCTGGGATCTCCCATCAATGGCGTGTCTGAAAACAAGGGACCTGAATTGGTACTTCTTCTGCCCTCGAGCGAAGAAATACCCTAACGGAGGTAGAGCCAATAGGGCTACTGAATGGGGATATTGGAAGTCAACGGGGAATGACCGGACTGTGATGTATTCTTCCCGTCCCGTCGGGAAGATCAAGACTCTGGTGTTCCACAGAGGGAAGGCTCCGAAAGGGGAACGGACTGATTGGGTGATGCATGAGTTTAGGCTCGAAGATAAGCTCCTTACCGAAAAGGGTGTCCCTCAGGAATCTTATGTGATCTGTAAGGTGTTTGAGAAGAGTGGTTTAGGGCCGAAGAATGGGGAGAGTTATGGAGCTCGATTTGTGGAAGAAGAAtgggatagtgatgatgatgataatgcGCAGGAGACAGATTACGGTCTTGTGGTGCATGATACGGGTTGTGGGCGTGGTGGTGATAGCCCCGATGTTTCAGTTTTAACCTCATCTTTGGGTGCTCCGAATGTTACTTCTTCGGTTCATACTCCGATTCCCCTAGCTGTTTGTGCTGCTGCTAATGCAGCATCTCCAAACTCTGCTGCTACTAATGCAGCATCTCCAAACTCTGCTGCTACTAATGCAGCATCTCCTACCTCTACTGTTACTAATCTGGTATCTGCTACCTCTGCTGCTGCTTTTATGGGTGATCCATTCACTACTGCTGCTTCTATGGGTACTCATTACGTTACTGATCTTTCTATGGATATGCAAAATGCTGCTCCTGCTTCTGTGAGTATGCTAAATGTTGATGATTGTTCCGGTTCTGGTTctggttcgggttcgggtctgcTAAATGTTGCTGATTGTTCTGGTTTGGGTTCTGGTCTTGCTATTGATGCAATGACAGAAGAAGACGTGGACAGGTTGTTGATGCATTTTACTGAGAACGATGAAGCTACTGGCGATATTTACAGTGGATTGGGGGATTTGTTTGATCCTTCTGCCCTGAATATTGATTGGAGCGATTTGGCTGATCCTTCTGCTGCCGAGAATGGCGATTGGGGTGATTGTTTCATTGAGATGAACGATCTAAACTGa